The following proteins come from a genomic window of Triticum aestivum cultivar Chinese Spring chromosome 6A, IWGSC CS RefSeq v2.1, whole genome shotgun sequence:
- the LOC123129731 gene encoding heat shock cognate 70 kDa protein-like, whose amino-acid sequence MDMYSVLISDVKRLIGRRFCDKSVQGDLKTWPFKVVSGPRDRPMIVVQYKDEEKQFEAEEISAMILKNMRETAVAYLGTEVKNAVITVPVYFTDSQRQATIDAGTIAGLNVLRIINEPSAAAVAYGFGKMTDSEEVKTALVFDLGGGTLDVSIVNIDPGADIDMAVFKVMATAGDTHLGGEDFNSLMVKHFVREFLKKYKTDDIRKNPKALRRLRTACEKAKRMLSITSQATVEIESLHDGIDFYGAISRAKFEQLNMDLFRKCIEHVKKCLGDADMDKSQIHDVVLVGGSTRIPKVRQLLREFFDGKELCTSINPDEAVAYGAAVQASTLSGDDNEVRDVLLLEVTPLSLGVETVGRVMSVLIPRNSTIPVKKEDIYSTCSDNQTNVLIQVYQGEGEGTKDNILLGKFTLGGIPRAPRGKPKINVTFEIDADSILKKNVTITTDKGRLTAEEIKRMVRDANRYNSEDNEETEESEEPGCNFQVPG is encoded by the exons ATGGATATGTATTCTGTATTGATTTCAGATGTGAAGCGACTTATCGGCCGGCGTTTCTGCGACAAGTCAGTTCAAGGAGATCTCAAGACGTGGCCCTTCAAAGTTGTGTCAGGTCCCAGGGACCGGCCGATGATCGTGGTGCAGTACAAGGATGAGGAGAAGCAGTTTGAGGCCGAGGAGATCTCGGCAATGATTCTCAAAAATATGCGGGAGACCGCCGTGGCCTACCTCGGCACGGAGGTGAAGAATGCGGTCATTACCGTCCCAGTCTACTTCACCGATTCACAGCGCCAAGCTACCATTGACGCCGGCACCATTGCTGGCCTCAATGTCCTGCGCATTATCAATGAGCCCTCTGCCGCCGCGGTCGCCTATGGGTTCGGCAAGATGACCGACAGTGAGGAAGTTAAGACTGCGCTCGTGTTTGATCTTGGTGGTGGTACCTTGGACGTCTCTATTGTCAACATCGATCCCGGTGCAGACATCGACATGGCCGTCTTCAAGGTCATGGCTACGGCCGGTGACACCCACCTCGGTGGCGAGGATTTCAACAGCCTCATGGTGAAACACTTCGTGCGGGAGTTTCTTAAGAAGTACAAGACGGATGACATCAGGAAGAACCCAAAGGCGCTTCGACGTCTTAGGACGGCATGTGAGAAGGCCAAGAGGATGCTCTCCATCACGTCGCAGGCTACCGTTGAGATTGAGTCTCTCCACGACGGCATCGACTTCTACGGGGCCATCAGCCGCGCAAAGTTCGAGCAGCTCAACATGGACCTCTTCCGCAAGTGCATCGAACACGTCAAGAAATGCCTCGGTGATGCCGATATGGACAAGTCCCAGATCCACGACGTCGTGCTCGTGGGTGGCTCCACCCGGATCCCCAAAGTTCGACAGCTGCTCCGGGAGTTCTTCGATGGCAAAGAGCTCTGCACGA gTATCAACCCCGATGAGGCCGTCGCCTACGGTGCCGCTGTACAGGCCTCCACCCTTAGCGGCGACGACAATGAAGTGCGGGATGTACTCCTGCTTGAGGTCACACCGCTCTCACTTGGGGTGGAGACGGTAGGTCGTGTCATGAGCGTGCTGATACCCAGGAACAGCACCATCCCTGTCAAGAAGGAGGACATTTACTCGACCTGCTCCGACAACCAGACCAATGTACTCATCCAGGTGTACCAGGGCGAGGGCGAAGGAACCAAGGACAACATCCTCCTCGGCAAGTTCACTCTCGGTGGCATCCCCCGTGCGCCCAGGGGAAAGCCAAAGATCAACGTCACCTTTGAAATTGATGCAGACAGCATTCTTAAG AAGAACGTCACTATCACCACTGACAAGGGGCGGctgaccgcggaggagatcaagcGTATGGTGCGTGATGCCAACAGGTACAATTCAGAGGACAATGAGGAAACGGAGGAAAGCGAAGAACCTGGGTGCAACTTCCAGGTTCCGGGCTGA